A stretch of Bombina bombina isolate aBomBom1 chromosome 2, aBomBom1.pri, whole genome shotgun sequence DNA encodes these proteins:
- the LOC128647039 gene encoding olfactory receptor 1102-like — MEIRNWTVVSEFFLLGFTDRKELHFPLFVLFSAIYVLTILGNIGMAAIIWTSSQFHVAMYLFLFNLSLVDACFSTSVSPKMLANLLMKTSSISLLECATQLYFAVTFGTSECFLLLFMAYDRYVAICSPLSYSVIMTNQHCLILAAVSHIIGFLHSLIHTIATFSIPFCKPDIHHFFCDIQPLLKLSCGETTTNEILLFMFTGSITICCLLTILVSYFCILCAVFKISSAGVRYRTFSTCSSHITSVLLYYGSILFMYLRPNSKYKDQDLSGSVFYSLVIPLLNPFIYSLRNRDVKNVIRKTLALRIFYCNRI; from the coding sequence ATGGAAATAAGGAACTGGACTGTGGTGTCTGAATTTTTCCTTTTGGGCTTTACCGATAGAAAGGAGCTACATTTCCCTCTCTTTGTGTTGTTTTCAGCTATATATGTTCTTACAATCCTTGGTAATATTGGTATGGCTGCCATTATATGGACATCTTCTCAATTTCATGTTGCCATGTACTTATTTCTCTTTAATCTCTCCCTAGTTGATGCCTGTTTCTCTACTTCTGTTAGCCCTAAAATGTTAGCCAATTTGTTAATGAAGACATCTAGCATATCACTTTTAGAATGTGCCACTCAGTTGTATTTTGCTGTGACTTTTGGGACCTCAGAATGTTTTCTTCTCTTATTTATGGCCTATGACAGGTATGTGGCCATATGCAGCCCCCTGAGTTATTCAGTCATCATGACCAACCAGCACTGCCTTATACTAGCAGCAGTATCACATATCATAGGCTTTCTTCACTCTCTCATCCACACCATTGCCACCTTTAGCATTCCCTTCTGCAAGCCTGATATCCACCACTTCTTTTGTGATATCCAACCACTCTTGAAGCTCTCTTGTGGAGAAACAACTACCAATGAGATCCTGTTATTCATGTTCACTGGCTCTATCACCATTTGTTGCCTCCTGACCATACTTGTATCTTACTTCTGCATCTTGTGTGCTGTCTTTAAGATCAGTTCTGCTGGTGTAAGGTACAGAACTTTCTCCACTTGTTCCTCTCATATTACATCTGTCTTGTTATATTATGGGAGTATCCTGTTCATGTATTTAAGACCAAATTCCAAATATAAAGATCAAGATTTATCCGGATCTGTTTTTTACTCACTAGTAATACCTTTGTTGAACCCTTTCATATACAGCCTTAGGAACAGAGATGTGAAAAATGTAATTAGGAAAACCCTAGCATTAAGAATATTTTATTGCAATCGTATATAA